A single region of the Halobacterium wangiae genome encodes:
- a CDS encoding universal stress protein, producing the protein MNVLLGIGGADDSLDALEETVTRAVDAGDDLTVAVVENPESDRVPEELVDAAKAALEDAGLPRDVRRLSGHPGSAIVELAESEGFDQIVLGGGQRSPMGKIRLGHISEFVLLNSRVSVKLVR; encoded by the coding sequence ATGAACGTGCTGCTGGGAATCGGGGGTGCCGACGACTCGCTCGACGCCCTCGAAGAGACCGTCACGCGCGCGGTAGACGCGGGCGACGACCTCACCGTCGCGGTGGTCGAGAACCCCGAGAGTGACCGGGTGCCCGAGGAACTCGTCGACGCCGCCAAGGCGGCACTCGAGGACGCGGGACTCCCCAGAGACGTGCGACGACTCTCCGGGCACCCGGGGAGCGCCATCGTGGAACTCGCGGAGTCCGAGGGGTTCGACCAGATCGTCCTCGGCGGCGGCCAGCGCAGCCCCATGGGGAAGATACGGCTCGGCCACATCTCCGAGTTCGTGCTGTTGAACTCCCGCGTGTCGGTGAAACTGGTGCGATAA